The genomic region ccctttttgCGGATAAGTAACTACATTTTCTGCTAGTGAACAACAAATGTTCACCACTTAAAGGAAGAATCTCCCATTATTCTTGAAACAGAATCAGTATTTCAGAGTAAGACTAGCTTACTGATTCAGATGGATAATCAATTGGTGTATAACCAGCTCTGAAATAAACAATTGCAACTTCTTGGCCACCCCTGCAAGTTCGAAGCTTTCTCAGATATTAAAGTCAAAGATATAACATGCTAGATCCACAAATCTAGAAGGGTACATACACAACAAGTGTTCCATCTGGTCGAAGCTTCCCCTCTGAATCAATTTCAGCCAATGTTTTCCGAAGAGTTGATACATTATGTGTGTTATACAGTTAAGGAACATTACTAACTAGTTCATTACCAAAGATATAAGCATATAAttgataattatatatttttccgAGAAATACCACTTTCACCAACATGAAAGTTTGTTTAGAGCTAAAAAGGATATCTTTCTTTCAACAGAGCAGAAAGCCAGTGTTGGTCATACATGTTCCGCTCTTCAGGCTGAACCACGAACAGGATTACGGACCTGTACATATATGCCGATTTAACTACTCATTTAATTGCTTCACCGAATATAGCAGGAGCAGAAGAAAACAGATGAAATATTGTTTCAGTTCTAACCTGGGGTTATTGTATTCAGTCCAAGCTTTAGCCAAAGCCTCTACAAACTGAGTGGCTGCAGGATTATTAGGAACTCTTCTGGAATCTAATCCAAGATATTCTCCATAGTGATTAAGTAAGCTCCTGTAAAATGAGAGGCTAAGGGTAAAATAATTGGTATTATTTGCGCTGAAATTTTTGGCATTGGAAATGAGATTTTAACAGATATACACATATCACTAATATAAAGGAATAATTTCATTAGTTGAATCTAGCATTAAATTGAGAATTCAGAAATTCATAAACAAACTACAGAATACATGTTAATCACAAAATCTCCTATTACTTAACCTGTGAAGGTCGCTGACAAGACAACCAAGTCCCGGAAATGAAGATGAAATTGTGTTCATCTCTATTTGAAGGAGTTGTTTAGTTTCTTCATCAAGCATATAATCTGAGCGATGTAAACCCAAGCGTATATCCTATTTCAGTAATTAGAAAAGTTTAGCATCTTCACCACCAACAAACAAGAAGATTCTTACACACAAACAGAAGCTAagttaaatcaaatcaaatgaacACATGAGTGGCATCCGGAACTACATACTGTAATGGTCCTTTTTTCCGTTGTATCACATCATGGGTATGTATATCTATCACATAACTTAAAATATATGTATCCAAAAGAACTTCATCCAACAAGTTTATAAGAAACGAATCAGTTGCTAAACAAACAACGTACGCTAGATTCATTCAACTAAATGAATCACATTCTATGAAGTTCTCCTCTTACAACAATTAGTGTGAAAATGCTGTATTGAAAGTTTACCTCTTTCTTGTTAATCTCTATCATCTTGGAGTGAATATCTAGAAGTCTAGATGTAAAAGCATCCACTTTCTTCGTTCTGCGATTTGAAGATTACAATTAAATTACTTCAAGAATTGCTCTAACCTCTAGAGCCAATAGATAAAAACTGCAGATGTCATGTATGTTAATTCTCTCTTATCCCCATGCACAATTGTTAAAGTTCAAAGTAAGTTTGTTAGGGGCAAGTTTCTACAGAGATGGTGAGACACACAAAAGGGTATGGCTGTCCTAACCCACAATTGTTCTTACGTGATTACACCAATCTCACTCGATGAGAAAAAGTACCTGGACAGTGAATCCTGCAGAAACTTTGCATCCAAACTCACTCGATCGACAAGTTCATTAAATATGGGGGATAACTCATATGCTTGCTTCCAATGACTTTCTGGAAACGGCATCGGAAACAAAGCAAATGGTGCATGTACCATGCCTACACCAGGTACTTTTCCTGATCTCTGTAATTTACAGCGTTCAACATCAACATCAAATTCAAGAGTTTAAGTTATACGTTTgcattctcaaaaaaaaaaaaaaaaaagttatacatTTACATATTTATTGTAGATTAAAAATTTCCTATAACTTATGGCAACTAAAAGCCTTTAAATTTGATCTAAAAGTAGTGTTCTTCTTCACATACAACTATAAAGAACAAGTTATGTACTTGTTGCAGGAaaaacttcaagtgtttttggaaccagAAAACATTTttcccaaaagcactttcattttaaagcacttccaaacaagccataaactaacatctaatctaacaaaatctatgtatgacaaaaaaaaaaaaaaaaaaaaaaaaaaaatcttctacAATACATGATGAATCAAATGTTCCACTTTTTCAGCAAACTAAAGATCTCCAAGACCAAAACACacaattaaaccaaaaaaagaCCTGAACGGACTTGTCACCAACAACAAGCCCATGAAGAGAGCTCCAAACAAGAGCATCATAGACCATCTTTTCCACCAGCCCCTCATCAATCCCATGAAAATCAATCATGGGTCTTTTGGAAACTCCCTCCTGGGTCTCCCCAACTTTCCCACCCAAAACCTGAGAGGGTTTCTGGGACATGATCCTCAGATGGATC from Pyrus communis chromosome 9, drPyrComm1.1, whole genome shotgun sequence harbors:
- the LOC137745448 gene encoding glutathione synthetase, chloroplastic-like, which gives rise to MGTSYSSCSHSTTTLSTHSLLLTHPKSSAFKQSRFPNPGFKFHSTHQIPQIHLRIMSQKPSQVLGGKVGETQEGVSKRPMIDFHGIDEGLVEKMVYDALVWSSLHGLVVGDKSVQRSGKVPGVGMVHAPFALFPMPFPESHWKQAYELSPIFNELVDRVSLDAKFLQDSLSRTKKVDAFTSRLLDIHSKMIEINKKEDIRLGLHRSDYMLDEETKQLLQIEMNTISSSFPGLGCLVSDLHRSLLNHYGEYLGLDSRRVPNNPAATQFVEALAKAWTEYNNPRSVILFVVQPEERNMYDQHWLSALLKERHNVSTLRKTLAEIDSEGKLRPDGTLVVGGQEVAIVYFRAGYTPIDYPSESEWRARFLMEQSSAIKCPSISYHLVGTKKIQQELAKPNVLERFLNDKEDIAKLRKCFAGLWSLDDSDIVRKAIESPGLFVMKPQREGGGNNIYGDDVREALVQLQKEGSEADAAYILMQRIFPTVSYTFLMREGVCYRDDTISELGVYGAYLRNKDKVILNDQCGYLMRTKVSSSDEGGVAAGFAVLDSLYLT